One stretch of Oncorhynchus tshawytscha isolate Ot180627B linkage group LG19, Otsh_v2.0, whole genome shotgun sequence DNA includes these proteins:
- the ifitm5 gene encoding interferon-induced transmembrane protein 5 isoform X2, with amino-acid sequence MDNHTYNYPSDCTPLTSCKSARKPAGSTVVNMGTAGKKPPSDYLVWSLCNTLYVNFCCLGFMALIYSIKARDQKTQGNLQLAQECSDKAKWYNILAAGWNLLVPLLVVVLLVLLLVHLGTSQGSFDFFGEDGFQSFMKLFSR; translated from the exons ATGGACAACCACACGTACAACTACCCGTCCGACTGCACCCCTCTCACCAGCTGCAAGTCGGCCCGCAAGCCGGCGGGTTCCACCGTGGTGAATATGGGCACCGCAGGCAAGAAGCCACCCAGTGACTACCTGGTCTGGTCCCTGTGCAACACCCTGTATGTCAACTTCTGCTGTCTGGGATTCATGGCTCTTATCTACTCAATTAAG GCCAGGGACCAGAAGACCCAGGGGAACTTACAGCTGGCCCAGGAGTGCTCGGACAAGGCCAAGTGGTACAACATCCTGGCGGCGGGCTGGAACCTGCTGGTGCCCCTGTTGGTGGTGGTGCTGCTGGTGCTGTTGCTGGTTCACCTGGGCACCTCACAGGGCTCCTTCGACTTCTTCGGAGAGGACGGCTTCCAGAGCTTCATGAAACTCTtcagcaggtag
- the ifitm5 gene encoding interferon-induced transmembrane protein 5 isoform X1 — protein sequence MDNHTYNYPSDCTPLTSCKSARKPAGSTVVNMGTAGKKPPSDYLVWSLCNTLYVNFCCLGFMALIYSIKARDQKTQGNLQLAQECSDKAKWYNILAAGWNLLVPLLVVVLLVLLLVHLGTSQGSFDFFGEDGFQSFMKLFSSVH from the exons ATGGACAACCACACGTACAACTACCCGTCCGACTGCACCCCTCTCACCAGCTGCAAGTCGGCCCGCAAGCCGGCGGGTTCCACCGTGGTGAATATGGGCACCGCAGGCAAGAAGCCACCCAGTGACTACCTGGTCTGGTCCCTGTGCAACACCCTGTATGTCAACTTCTGCTGTCTGGGATTCATGGCTCTTATCTACTCAATTAAG GCCAGGGACCAGAAGACCCAGGGGAACTTACAGCTGGCCCAGGAGTGCTCGGACAAGGCCAAGTGGTACAACATCCTGGCGGCGGGCTGGAACCTGCTGGTGCCCCTGTTGGTGGTGGTGCTGCTGGTGCTGTTGCTGGTTCACCTGGGCACCTCACAGGGCTCCTTCGACTTCTTCGGAGAGGACGGCTTCCAGAGCTTCATGAAACTCTtcagcag CGTACATTGA